Proteins co-encoded in one Capnocytophaga ochracea DSM 7271 genomic window:
- the ftsZ gene encoding cell division protein FtsZ, which produces MNSDIQFDLPKNISNYIKVIGVGGGGCNAVNFMHNEGIKGVDYVVCNTDAQALENSPIPNKIQLGVTLTEGLGAGANPDIGEKAALESIEDIQRTLEGNTQMVFITAGMGGGTGTGAVPVIAKQAKDMGILTVAIVTTPFNYEGLKRSRQAQAGIKKLRDCVDSLIVINNNKINEIYGDLSIKESYGKANEILLKGAKGMAEVISKHYLVNIDLRDARTVLENGGTAIMGSASAEGDNRAYEAVSAALNSPLLNDNKIAGAKNALLLITYGKKEATQREVTEISSFIQEQAGDNMADLIYGIGEDESLGEAISVIVIATGFDADQQQEIVNAETKKVIHILEENQTATRDLTEPKGTVVNAINSASPISSISDIKKESSLSDLFNIWVDCEIVTAVNDEFVIVDKSIPKKNSFQTIEKKAEVQTQQSTSVKHEEPEKEAPIIHQLSEDIHKEMPQVERRKNPPVVNQEGEIRYTLEDYTELERTFIEAKPTSFTEDKNSNEFILYKKEEDSKSKTSPSSGQLDMFAEEEDIESSLNPIDSRISDVMKRSRSNRLQDYNYKFGSNNQSRTSMGKDSAGEMQIRKNNSYLHDNVD; this is translated from the coding sequence ATGAATTCGGACATTCAATTTGATTTGCCAAAGAATATTAGTAACTATATCAAAGTTATTGGCGTAGGAGGCGGAGGGTGCAACGCCGTGAATTTCATGCACAACGAAGGTATAAAAGGGGTAGATTATGTGGTCTGTAATACAGATGCACAAGCTTTGGAAAACAGCCCTATCCCTAATAAAATTCAATTAGGAGTTACCCTTACTGAAGGATTAGGAGCAGGAGCCAATCCTGATATTGGTGAAAAAGCGGCTCTTGAAAGTATTGAGGATATCCAACGTACTTTGGAAGGGAATACCCAAATGGTATTTATCACAGCTGGTATGGGTGGTGGAACAGGAACTGGAGCAGTGCCCGTAATAGCTAAACAAGCTAAGGATATGGGTATTCTTACCGTTGCTATTGTAACTACTCCATTTAATTATGAAGGCTTAAAGCGTAGCCGACAAGCACAAGCAGGTATAAAAAAACTGCGCGACTGTGTAGATTCTCTTATTGTTATCAATAATAATAAAATCAACGAAATATACGGTGATTTGAGTATTAAAGAGAGTTATGGGAAGGCGAATGAGATATTATTAAAAGGAGCTAAAGGTATGGCTGAGGTAATCAGTAAGCACTACCTTGTAAATATCGACTTACGCGATGCTCGTACCGTACTTGAAAACGGGGGAACAGCTATTATGGGCTCAGCCTCAGCTGAAGGTGATAACAGAGCTTATGAGGCTGTTTCAGCAGCCTTGAACTCTCCTTTACTAAATGATAATAAGATAGCAGGTGCTAAAAACGCTCTTCTTTTGATTACTTATGGTAAAAAAGAAGCTACTCAGCGTGAAGTTACTGAAATAAGTAGTTTTATTCAAGAGCAAGCAGGTGATAATATGGCTGACCTTATCTATGGGATAGGTGAAGATGAATCATTAGGAGAGGCTATTTCTGTGATAGTTATTGCCACAGGCTTTGATGCTGACCAACAACAAGAAATAGTGAACGCTGAAACCAAAAAGGTAATTCATATTCTTGAGGAAAACCAAACAGCTACTCGTGATTTAACAGAACCTAAAGGAACTGTGGTTAATGCTATAAATAGCGCTTCTCCCATTTCTTCAATCTCTGATATAAAGAAAGAGTCTTCGCTATCAGATTTATTTAATATTTGGGTGGATTGTGAAATAGTTACTGCTGTAAATGATGAGTTTGTGATAGTAGATAAGTCTATTCCTAAAAAGAATAGTTTTCAAACTATTGAAAAAAAAGCTGAAGTGCAAACCCAGCAATCAACATCAGTAAAACACGAAGAGCCCGAAAAAGAAGCTCCAATTATTCACCAATTGAGTGAGGATATTCATAAAGAAATGCCTCAAGTAGAACGCCGGAAGAATCCTCCTGTTGTAAATCAAGAGGGAGAAATTCGTTATACTTTAGAAGACTATACAGAGCTTGAAAGAACTTTTATAGAAGCAAAGCCAACCTCTTTTACAGAAGATAAAAACTCAAACGAGTTTATTCTTTATAAGAAAGAAGAGGATTCTAAGTCCAAAACTTCTCCTTCTTCAGGTCAATTAGATATGTTTGCAGAAGAAGAGGATATAGAGTCTTCTTTGAACCCTATTGACAGTAGAATCTCTGATGTAATGAAACGCTCTCGTTCCAATCGTTTGCAAGATTATAACTACAAGTTTGGAAGTAATAATCAATCACGTACTTCTATGGGGAAAGATAGCGCAGGAGAGATGCAAATAAGAAAAAACAATTCTTATTTACACGACAATGTAGATTAG
- the htpG gene encoding molecular chaperone HtpG, translated as MKGNINVSVENIFPLIKKFLYSDHEIFLRELISNATDATLKLKHLTTIGEAKVEYGNPIIEVKVDKDNKTLHIIDQGIGMTAEEVEKYINQIAFSGAEEFLEKYKDTAKDAGVIGHFGLGFYSAFMVAKQVEIITKSYTDAPAVRWVCDGSPEFTLEETDLRTERGTEIILHIADDSTEFLEDFRIEELLRKYNRFMPIPIKFGTKQEPLPRPENAPEDYKTEYVTVDNIVNNPNPAWTKQPADLKDEDYKAFYHELYPMQFDEPLFYIHLNVDYPFHLTGILYFPKLTNDMQLQKDRIQLYQNQVFVTDNVEGIVPEFLTMLKGVIDSPDIPLNVSRSYLQSDGNVKKIANYITRKVADKLKSLFTNNRDDFQNKWNDIKIVLEYGMLTDDKFYEKAADFMLYPTTDGKYYTLAELKEAIKAEQTDKNGTLVVLYAQNKEQQYTAIEQAKEKGYEVLLLDSPIVSHLVQKLESDNEKLTFTRVDAAPVAKLIQKEEPIIAKLSDEEKNTLKAEIEKVIPKEGYMVQLEDLDSDDTPFVINQPEFMRRMKEMSATGGGGMFAMGGFPEVYHVVVNSNSPLADAILHSKDEVQKESLIKQAFDLARLSQGLLKGKELADFVKRNWEINKLAN; from the coding sequence ATGAAAGGAAATATAAACGTCTCTGTGGAAAATATCTTTCCACTCATTAAAAAATTCTTGTACAGCGATCACGAGATATTCTTACGCGAACTCATCTCCAACGCTACCGATGCAACCCTTAAACTGAAACACCTCACTACTATAGGCGAGGCAAAAGTAGAATATGGGAACCCTATCATCGAAGTGAAGGTCGATAAGGACAATAAAACCCTCCATATAATCGACCAAGGTATCGGTATGACTGCTGAAGAGGTCGAAAAGTACATCAACCAAATTGCCTTTTCAGGAGCTGAGGAGTTTTTGGAGAAATATAAAGATACTGCCAAAGACGCCGGAGTGATAGGTCATTTTGGATTGGGCTTCTACTCTGCTTTTATGGTAGCCAAACAAGTGGAAATCATCACCAAATCCTATACCGATGCTCCAGCCGTGCGCTGGGTATGCGACGGTAGTCCTGAATTTACCTTAGAGGAAACCGACCTGCGCACCGAACGCGGTACTGAAATTATCTTGCACATCGCCGATGACTCTACTGAGTTTTTGGAAGACTTCCGTATCGAAGAGTTGTTGCGCAAGTACAACCGCTTTATGCCTATCCCAATTAAATTTGGTACAAAACAAGAGCCGTTACCTCGTCCTGAAAATGCCCCTGAGGATTATAAAACGGAATATGTAACGGTCGATAATATTGTAAATAACCCTAATCCTGCTTGGACAAAACAGCCAGCCGATTTGAAAGATGAGGATTATAAGGCATTCTATCACGAACTCTATCCAATGCAGTTCGATGAACCTCTTTTCTACATTCATCTAAACGTAGATTATCCGTTCCACCTTACCGGTATTCTCTATTTTCCTAAACTTACTAACGATATGCAGTTACAGAAAGACCGCATACAGTTGTATCAAAACCAAGTATTTGTTACCGATAACGTCGAAGGTATAGTGCCCGAGTTTTTAACAATGCTCAAAGGAGTGATAGATTCGCCAGATATTCCGCTAAACGTATCGCGTTCTTACCTCCAATCCGATGGTAATGTAAAGAAGATTGCTAATTACATCACTCGTAAGGTAGCTGATAAGCTGAAATCACTCTTTACTAATAATCGCGACGACTTCCAAAACAAGTGGAACGACATTAAGATAGTGCTCGAATATGGAATGCTTACCGATGATAAATTCTACGAAAAAGCAGCTGATTTTATGTTGTACCCCACTACCGATGGCAAGTATTACACTTTGGCAGAACTAAAAGAAGCAATAAAAGCTGAACAAACCGACAAAAACGGTACTTTGGTAGTGTTATACGCTCAAAATAAAGAACAGCAATACACAGCTATTGAGCAAGCCAAAGAAAAAGGCTACGAAGTGTTGTTGTTGGATAGCCCTATCGTATCGCACTTGGTACAGAAGTTAGAAAGTGATAATGAGAAACTTACTTTCACTCGTGTAGATGCTGCTCCTGTAGCTAAGCTGATACAAAAAGAAGAACCTATCATTGCCAAACTTTCTGACGAAGAGAAAAACACGCTGAAAGCTGAAATCGAGAAGGTAATTCCTAAAGAAGGCTATATGGTGCAGTTAGAAGACTTAGACAGTGATGATACGCCATTTGTTATCAATCAACCTGAATTTATGCGCCGTATGAAGGAAATGAGTGCTACCGGAGGAGGTGGTATGTTCGCTATGGGAGGGTTCCCCGAAGTATATCACGTAGTGGTAAACAGCAATTCTCCTTTAGCCGATGCTATCCTCCACTCTAAAGACGAAGTTCAAAAAGAAAGCCTTATCAAGCAAGCCTTTGATTTAGCACGACTTTCACAAGGTCTCCTTAAAGGTAAAGAACTTGCCGACTTTGTAAAGAGAAATTGGGAAATTAACAAATTAGCAAATTAA
- the ftsA gene encoding cell division protein FtsA has protein sequence MKYNKYYVGLDIGTTKIVTMVGAKNEYGKIQILGYGQSKSEGINKGVVTNIAKTTQSIMDAIQDAKEKTGLEIENVEAGIAGQNIISRSHSDYITRTDPEQLIDFDDLERLKEQVFSIALSPGQKIIHALPQDYKVDNVGDIKEPIGMMGTRLDATFHLVIGQVSAIKGITRCVEMAHLKPIGLTLEPIASAKAVLSEEEKDAGVVLVDIGGGTTDVAIFKDGIIRHTAVVPLGGNIITDDIKEGCGILTRQAEMLKVEFGSAWPGENRDNEIVSIPGIKGKEPKEITLKNLSKIIHARVSEIINLVFNVIKNYGHEETKKKLFAGVVLTGGGSQLKHIVQLVEYITGMDARIGYPNEHLAGNSDPKLTSPIYSTAIGLVMSAIENEAEEQFKKRFQEVKAQETIENGKGVVVEPLSADLQDSSLEKQPITIVDSPKINVFQDKDEDDELEIHKTSRGWWSKLNEKLKDFLDSED, from the coding sequence ATGAAATATAACAAGTATTACGTAGGGTTAGATATCGGGACTACCAAGATTGTAACTATGGTAGGGGCAAAGAACGAATACGGGAAGATTCAGATTTTAGGTTATGGGCAATCTAAAAGTGAAGGCATCAATAAAGGAGTAGTAACTAACATTGCTAAAACTACTCAATCTATTATGGATGCTATTCAAGATGCCAAAGAAAAGACAGGCTTAGAAATTGAGAATGTAGAAGCAGGTATCGCAGGACAAAATATCATAAGTCGTTCACATAGCGATTATATTACCCGTACAGACCCTGAACAACTTATAGACTTTGACGATTTGGAACGCCTGAAAGAACAGGTGTTCTCTATAGCACTTTCACCAGGACAAAAGATAATTCACGCACTCCCTCAGGACTATAAAGTAGATAATGTGGGAGATATTAAAGAACCTATCGGTATGATGGGGACGCGTTTAGATGCTACTTTTCACTTAGTTATCGGGCAAGTAAGCGCTATCAAAGGGATTACTCGTTGTGTGGAAATGGCACACCTAAAGCCCATAGGTCTTACTTTGGAACCTATTGCTTCTGCTAAAGCTGTATTAAGCGAAGAGGAAAAAGATGCAGGGGTGGTGTTAGTGGATATAGGAGGTGGTACCACTGATGTAGCTATCTTTAAAGATGGTATTATCCGCCATACAGCCGTAGTGCCTTTAGGAGGTAATATTATTACTGATGATATAAAAGAAGGTTGTGGAATACTCACCCGTCAAGCCGAGATGCTGAAAGTAGAATTTGGGTCAGCTTGGCCAGGAGAGAACCGAGATAATGAGATAGTATCTATTCCTGGTATTAAAGGGAAGGAACCTAAAGAAATAACACTTAAAAACCTTTCTAAAATTATTCACGCAAGAGTAAGTGAGATTATCAATTTAGTATTTAACGTGATTAAAAATTACGGTCACGAAGAAACTAAAAAGAAACTGTTTGCGGGAGTAGTACTCACAGGAGGTGGAAGCCAACTGAAGCATATTGTTCAGTTAGTAGAATATATTACGGGAATGGATGCCCGCATAGGTTATCCTAATGAGCACTTAGCAGGTAACTCTGACCCTAAACTTACTTCGCCTATTTACTCTACGGCTATAGGTCTTGTAATGAGCGCTATTGAAAATGAAGCAGAAGAGCAATTTAAAAAACGCTTCCAGGAAGTAAAAGCTCAAGAGACAATAGAGAACGGAAAGGGAGTGGTAGTGGAGCCTTTATCAGCAGATTTGCAGGATTCATCACTTGAAAAACAACCTATCACAATAGTAGATTCACCAAAAATAAATGTTTTTCAGGATAAAGATGAAGATGATGAATTAGAGATACATAAAACTAGTAGAGGCTGGTGGAGTAAATTAAATGAAAAACTAAAGGACTTCTTAGATAGTGAAGATTAA
- a CDS encoding DEAD/DEAH box helicase encodes MFLFFDFSFHPTIELSLPNAYLAEKQNGYASFYKKATTEVLHSLTNFEPSESEKEALSIVNSLQPNILHQKYIKKGDSFEEIYKNTQIKKHIQQQIEEKTAELLSIIAENSLFITTNYNHKDDISKKILPISTNIIEPLLEFTKIEGGISYRLLLQEDDEKLLPCESHIELLNNSYAWIVLKGQVVRVAHIKASHLKPFLNKESTFIPEKTFPEYFEKFLKKVLRNAQVEAKGFKIITQNELKSSELDILYDFFANHYKIYIHFDYNGYTFDSNQAKNNQSNLEISPNNDIKIYNYQRNKKEETRKYRLLEQLGFVNDGGTFSVESKDPFASYFHLLHCKKDLEEAGFGFHTFSIEGGKEISEHLPELIFAETSTENDWFDLNIRVKQGENSFHFKDLIKNLKENNPIYLLPDGKAFIIPQEWFSKFGSIAKYAQIRQEKLQISKSNYALLEAVPEIKPQNLVEKVSYTPSPNLRATLRPYQIEGVEWLLQHYYNGVGACLADDMGLGKTLQTIALLVAIHDALPEKTIETADLFSGIEKSKEALKVLVILPSSLIFNWYDETKRFAPHFKCTQYVGADRKVKAKRLGNYDMVFTSYPIVERDVELFQKYEFRYIILDESQRIKNKNSKTFKAIHTLKATHRIALSGTPIENSLSDLWSQMQFINPNILKSYTSFYKNYEVEISKKKNTQALEELKTIISPFLLRRTKEQVLDDLPEMEEQIIYCPMSEAQHKWYETEKSKVRNQLLQINEPITEFNTLNMLMRLRKISLHPKLVDKESKIASGKYEEVINYMEELLQSSRKALIFSSFVSHLALYEEWCNKKGIKYAKLTGETPSFERKNQVEMFQNNPSISFFFISLKAGEVGLNLTQASYVLLLDPWWNPFSEKQAIGRAHRIEQQNKVNVIRFVSKDTIEEKIIKLQKSKTELSENIIDENHIIKEVMEQINSLLE; translated from the coding sequence ATGTTTTTATTTTTTGATTTTAGCTTTCACCCTACCATAGAACTATCTTTGCCTAATGCTTATTTAGCCGAAAAACAAAACGGATACGCCTCGTTTTACAAGAAAGCTACCACAGAAGTATTACATAGTTTGACTAACTTTGAACCATCAGAAAGTGAAAAAGAGGCTTTAAGTATCGTAAATAGTCTACAACCTAATATTCTACATCAAAAATACATCAAAAAAGGGGATAGTTTTGAAGAAATATACAAAAATACCCAAATAAAAAAGCACATTCAACAACAAATAGAAGAAAAAACAGCTGAATTACTTTCTATTATTGCAGAAAATAGTTTGTTTATCACTACTAACTACAATCACAAAGACGATATCAGTAAGAAAATACTACCCATAAGCACGAATATAATTGAACCTTTATTGGAATTTACAAAAATTGAAGGAGGTATTAGTTATCGGTTGTTGTTACAGGAAGACGATGAAAAATTATTGCCTTGTGAAAGCCATATCGAACTGCTGAACAACTCATACGCTTGGATTGTACTCAAAGGGCAAGTAGTGCGAGTAGCACATATTAAAGCTTCGCACCTTAAACCTTTTTTGAATAAAGAAAGTACCTTTATTCCCGAAAAAACTTTTCCCGAATACTTCGAGAAATTCCTTAAAAAGGTACTTAGAAATGCACAGGTAGAAGCAAAAGGCTTTAAAATTATTACTCAGAATGAATTAAAAAGTAGTGAATTGGATATTTTATACGATTTCTTTGCCAATCATTACAAAATATACATACACTTTGATTACAATGGTTATACTTTTGACAGTAATCAAGCGAAAAACAATCAGTCGAACTTAGAAATAAGCCCCAATAACGATATAAAAATATATAATTACCAACGAAATAAAAAAGAAGAAACAAGAAAGTATCGCCTTTTGGAACAGTTAGGTTTTGTGAACGACGGAGGTACTTTTTCAGTTGAAAGTAAAGACCCTTTTGCTTCGTATTTTCATCTGTTGCACTGCAAAAAAGATTTGGAAGAAGCAGGTTTTGGCTTTCATACTTTCAGCATAGAAGGTGGAAAAGAGATAAGTGAACATCTGCCTGAGCTCATTTTTGCAGAAACAAGTACCGAAAACGATTGGTTTGACCTCAATATAAGAGTAAAACAAGGAGAAAATAGCTTTCATTTTAAAGATTTAATCAAGAATTTAAAAGAAAATAACCCTATTTACTTACTTCCTGATGGGAAAGCCTTCATTATTCCTCAAGAATGGTTTAGTAAGTTTGGTAGTATTGCCAAATATGCACAAATTAGGCAGGAGAAACTGCAAATTAGCAAGAGTAACTATGCACTTTTGGAAGCTGTACCCGAGATAAAACCTCAGAACTTAGTAGAAAAAGTGAGTTATACCCCCTCGCCTAACCTACGAGCTACCTTACGTCCGTATCAAATAGAGGGTGTGGAGTGGCTTTTACAACACTATTACAATGGTGTTGGGGCGTGCCTTGCTGATGATATGGGACTGGGGAAAACACTACAAACCATTGCCTTATTGGTGGCTATACACGATGCTTTACCCGAAAAAACGATTGAAACTGCCGACCTTTTTTCAGGAATAGAAAAGAGTAAAGAGGCTCTAAAAGTATTGGTTATTCTGCCTTCATCGCTCATTTTTAATTGGTATGACGAGACTAAAAGGTTTGCTCCACATTTTAAATGCACACAATACGTGGGGGCTGACCGAAAAGTAAAAGCCAAACGCTTAGGCAATTACGATATGGTTTTTACCAGTTATCCGATAGTAGAACGCGACGTGGAACTGTTCCAAAAGTACGAATTTAGGTATATCATTTTAGATGAAAGCCAGCGTATTAAAAACAAGAACTCAAAGACATTCAAAGCAATACATACCTTAAAAGCGACTCATCGCATTGCGCTGAGTGGGACACCTATTGAGAATTCACTCAGTGACTTATGGTCGCAGATGCAATTTATCAATCCGAATATACTGAAAAGTTATACTTCGTTTTACAAGAACTATGAAGTGGAAATCAGCAAAAAGAAAAACACACAAGCCTTAGAGGAGTTAAAGACCATTATCAGTCCGTTTTTACTAAGGCGGACAAAGGAGCAAGTGCTTGACGATTTGCCAGAAATGGAAGAGCAAATTATCTACTGTCCTATGAGTGAAGCCCAGCACAAATGGTATGAAACAGAAAAATCGAAAGTGCGTAACCAACTTTTACAAATTAATGAGCCAATCACTGAATTTAACACCCTAAATATGCTAATGAGGCTTAGAAAAATAAGCTTACACCCTAAATTAGTAGACAAAGAGAGTAAAATTGCATCAGGAAAGTACGAAGAAGTGATAAATTATATGGAGGAATTGCTACAATCATCTCGAAAAGCACTTATTTTTAGCAGTTTTGTGAGTCATTTAGCACTTTATGAAGAATGGTGTAACAAAAAAGGGATAAAATATGCCAAACTAACAGGCGAAACACCTTCGTTTGAGCGCAAGAACCAAGTAGAGATGTTTCAGAACAATCCCAGTATATCGTTCTTTTTCATTTCGCTTAAAGCAGGTGAGGTAGGGTTAAATCTCACGCAGGCATCTTATGTTTTGTTATTAGACCCGTGGTGGAATCCGTTTTCTGAAAAGCAAGCTATTGGGAGGGCTCACCGTATAGAGCAACAAAATAAAGTGAACGTAATACGCTTTGTGAGCAAGGATACCATTGAGGAAAAAATCATCAAATTACAGAAAAGTAAAACAGAACTTTCCGAAAACATTATCGATGAAAATCACATCATTAAGGAAGTAATGGAACAAATTAATAGCTTATTGGAATAA
- a CDS encoding DUF4252 domain-containing protein: MKIKKILMLSAFWVTIAVNGQTAFEKLETNKDISTVVVSQKMFQMLSKIDSKDAEAKEFMEVANKLKGMKIFTTENKTAAGLMKTEAQQYLKTAGLSELMRVKDKAQNVKFYTKEGKDATHVSELLMLVEPTETSKQTIVLSLTGDIDLNKISVLTKNMNLPQEVKEIK, translated from the coding sequence ATGAAAATAAAGAAAATATTAATGCTATCTGCTTTTTGGGTGACCATAGCTGTTAACGGACAGACAGCCTTTGAAAAGTTAGAAACCAATAAAGATATTAGCACTGTGGTAGTATCACAGAAGATGTTTCAGATGCTATCAAAAATTGACAGTAAAGATGCGGAAGCTAAAGAGTTTATGGAAGTTGCTAATAAGCTCAAAGGAATGAAGATATTCACGACTGAAAATAAAACGGCTGCTGGGTTAATGAAAACGGAAGCACAACAGTATCTTAAAACAGCAGGGCTATCAGAATTAATGCGAGTAAAAGACAAAGCTCAAAATGTGAAATTCTACACCAAAGAAGGGAAAGATGCTACCCACGTATCGGAACTGCTAATGCTTGTAGAACCGACCGAGACTTCAAAACAAACTATTGTATTATCGCTCACAGGCGATATAGACCTTAATAAAATAAGCGTATTAACCAAAAATATGAACCTCCCACAAGAGGTTAAAGAAATAAAGTAG
- a CDS encoding EthD domain-containing protein: MFKIIMFVRKKQHLSTEEFIKLWEAHSQKVINYKEALLIKDYAKTFPFQPTDEKSSTQRETLPFTFDAMGELWYESKDDFLRARNTPEGQKALADLRADELKFVDMANSVMWLGTEERIFDKLSFEVKNWTVLDEYFYLSDYAGNSVADFDKLIALFSEDITMLSADGSQMKGKTAVISFFKQFFERNKTTKHLWETIKVAENTLETHWAVSGKRKDGTFFAFKGKDTAKLNSEGKINYLKVEFL, from the coding sequence ATGTTTAAGATTATAATGTTTGTGCGCAAGAAACAGCATCTTAGCACAGAAGAATTTATAAAACTATGGGAAGCACATTCTCAAAAAGTAATAAACTATAAAGAAGCCCTGTTGATAAAGGATTATGCTAAAACATTTCCTTTTCAACCTACTGATGAAAAATCGTCTACACAGCGAGAAACCCTCCCTTTTACCTTTGATGCTATGGGTGAATTGTGGTATGAAAGTAAAGACGATTTTCTCAGAGCCCGAAACACTCCTGAGGGGCAAAAAGCCTTAGCCGACCTCCGTGCCGATGAACTCAAATTTGTAGATATGGCAAACTCCGTAATGTGGCTCGGTACTGAGGAAAGAATATTTGATAAATTGTCTTTTGAAGTTAAAAATTGGACAGTTCTCGATGAGTATTTCTATTTGTCAGATTATGCAGGAAATAGTGTAGCAGACTTTGATAAGTTAATAGCTTTGTTTTCTGAAGATATTACAATGTTAAGTGCCGATGGTTCACAAATGAAAGGTAAAACTGCAGTAATCTCTTTTTTTAAACAATTCTTTGAAAGAAATAAAACTACAAAACATCTTTGGGAAACCATTAAAGTTGCTGAAAATACTCTTGAAACTCATTGGGCTGTCTCAGGAAAACGAAAAGATGGTACTTTCTTTGCCTTTAAAGGTAAAGATACAGCAAAACTAAATTCAGAAGGTAAAATCAATTATTTAAAAGTAGAGTTTTTATAA
- a CDS encoding dihydrolipoamide acetyltransferase family protein: protein MARHELIFPSLGESVTEAVVTNWLKKVGDPVEAEESIVEVSTDKVDTEVPTDVSGILAEIKFQVNDVVKVGEVIAVIETQEEISTSGEKLDVVQQSVASLEKNIANIQQSTSAEPQVDFSKTERFYSPLVKNIAKKEGISLSELDSIKGTGLNDRVTKSDILDYLSHRTQGKAKPSATFDATPADKRVYTKRGEERIEMSRMGKLIAEHMLKSKLTSAHVQSFIEVDVTRIWKWRNKVKKAFEEREGEKFTFTPIFMEVVAKALVDFPMMNVSVEGDSIIKKRNINIGMATALSDGNLIVPVIKNADELSLRGMAKVVNDLANRARANALKPDEVKDGTYTVTNIGSFGTLFGTPIINQPQVGILAIGAIQKVPAVIETPEGDTIGIRYKLMLSHSYDHRVVNGALGGMFVQRVAKYLEEWDMNRVL, encoded by the coding sequence ATGGCAAGACATGAATTAATTTTCCCTTCATTAGGAGAAAGTGTAACAGAGGCTGTTGTTACCAACTGGCTGAAAAAAGTAGGCGATCCTGTAGAAGCCGAAGAAAGTATTGTGGAAGTATCCACAGATAAAGTAGATACTGAAGTACCTACTGATGTGTCGGGTATATTGGCTGAAATCAAGTTTCAAGTGAATGACGTTGTGAAAGTAGGTGAAGTAATAGCTGTTATTGAGACACAAGAAGAGATTAGCACTTCTGGAGAAAAGCTTGATGTTGTACAACAATCGGTTGCAAGTTTAGAAAAGAACATTGCTAACATACAACAAAGTACCTCAGCTGAGCCACAAGTAGACTTCAGCAAAACAGAGCGTTTCTATTCACCTTTGGTAAAGAATATCGCTAAGAAAGAAGGTATCAGTTTAAGCGAGTTAGACAGCATCAAAGGAACAGGCTTAAACGACCGTGTAACCAAGAGTGATATTCTTGACTATCTATCGCATAGGACACAAGGAAAAGCAAAGCCTTCAGCTACTTTTGATGCTACTCCTGCCGATAAGAGAGTTTATACCAAACGCGGTGAAGAACGAATTGAGATGAGTCGTATGGGTAAACTCATTGCAGAGCATATGCTAAAAAGTAAACTTACTTCAGCACACGTACAAAGTTTTATTGAGGTAGATGTAACCCGTATATGGAAATGGCGCAATAAAGTAAAAAAAGCATTTGAAGAGCGCGAAGGTGAGAAATTCACTTTTACACCTATCTTTATGGAAGTGGTTGCCAAAGCACTTGTTGATTTTCCTATGATGAATGTCTCAGTAGAAGGGGATAGCATTATCAAGAAGAGAAATATTAATATAGGTATGGCTACTGCGCTATCAGACGGCAACCTAATTGTTCCCGTTATAAAAAACGCTGATGAGCTCAGTTTAAGAGGTATGGCAAAAGTAGTAAATGACCTTGCTAATAGAGCTCGTGCTAATGCACTCAAGCCCGATGAAGTGAAAGATGGTACATATACAGTAACCAATATAGGTTCATTTGGCACTTTGTTTGGCACTCCTATTATTAATCAGCCACAAGTAGGTATCTTAGCAATAGGAGCTATCCAAAAAGTTCCTGCTGTAATTGAAACTCCAGAAGGAGACACAATAGGCATTCGTTATAAACTAATGCTTTCTCACAGTTATGACCATCGTGTTGTAAATGGAGCCTTAGGAGGAATGTTTGTACAGCGTGTAGCTAAATATCTTGAAGAGTGGGATATGAATAGAGTACTATAA